The following are encoded in a window of Drosophila simulans strain w501 chromosome 3L, Prin_Dsim_3.1, whole genome shotgun sequence genomic DNA:
- the LOC6738096 gene encoding synaptotagmin-5 isoform X1 yields the protein MSGLGPAACWLAHKRIESWSRMAKERVGAVRRVTLDRNSADEGTPSGSGASSTAGGNGVSVVHILPMGEGSTTPPPQPMTPPPSASSVTSTTSGIGSVSAGSVSDSCDLPTDSEEVAIAKECQPIQPASQLHGMHGGLGLNHHHMGTVSATGTDILRGPAEVFHSPLHLHHQSRSFPPRLQRTPSISSQSSVDSAPSRHSGHRGSSPQIRTFGPDGRSSLPSEPGFPHHLARSPSPMRTISLDARCGSPAHSADPGDLRTPSPSQSSLASLAGGSGMGGSSAGKGVAAGRCLSPLLIPPRSQPGVDPAMGPASPLGALQPDLYRMPDGPVYLTAPESSHAVGRLHLRVKYDYHLFDLTVHLIEAHNLSPIEEGGFRDPYVRLMLQPEVDSRKRQTHIHRGESNPYFDQHFKFPVSRDQLQGKELILQVLDYDRYSHNDIIGEVRISVDGLDLSKSVEIWGDLLRTKKPKEDRPELLCSLNYLPQAERLTVVIMKARNLDTLQEPYVKIYLIQNGKRIKKKKTSITKSDDPTNPIWNEAFTFNLQSNYLHNAAIEIYVVGAGSEATEIGCCGLGPQESGTGCQHWHDMINNARKPTAMWHYIR from the exons ATGAGTGGTCTGGGTCCGGCAGCCTGTTGGCTGGCCCACAAGCGCATCGAGTCCTGGTCGCGAATGGCCAAGGAGCGAGTGGGAGCGGTGCGTCGCGTTACTCTCGATCGGAATTCGGCGGATGAGGGGACACCGAGTGGGAGTGGTGCCTCCTCCACTGCCGGTGGCAATGGGGTTTCGGTGGTGCACATTCTGCCGATGGGCGAGGGCTCCACCACCCCACCGCCGCAACCCATGACACCGCCGCCGTCGGCCTCGTCGGTCACATCGACCACCAGCGGAATTGGCAGCGTTTCAGCCGGTAGTGTCAGCGATAGCTGTGATTTGCCCACGGACTCGGAG GAGGTGGCTATTGCCAAGGAATGCCAACCCATCCAGCCGGCCAGTCAGCTGCATGGAATGCACGGCGGCTTGGGCCTAAACCATCACCACATGGGCACAGTTTCGGCCACCGGAACGGACATCTTGCGCGGACCCGCCGAAGTGTTCCACAGTCCGCTTCACTTGCACCACCAGAGCCGCTCCTTTCCGCCGCGCCTCCAGCGCACGCCGTCCATCTCCAGCCAGAGCAGCGTGGACAGCGCCCCATCCAGGCATTCG GGTCATCGAGGCTCTTCACCACAGATAAGGACTTTTGGACCGGACGGACGAAGCTCGCTGCCAAGTGAGCCTGGATTTCCGCACCATTTGGCCAGGTCACCCAGTCCCATGCGAACCATTTCTTTGGATGCTCGCTGTGGAAGTCCTGCCCACTCGGCGGATCCTGGCGATCTGAGGACGCCCAGTCCCTCGCAAAGCAGCTTGGCATCTTTGGCCGGAGGTTCGGGAATGGGAGGTAGCAGTGCGGGAAAGGGCGTGGCTGCAGGTCGCTGCCTTTCGCCGCTGCTGATACCGCCCAGATCGCAGCCCGGAGTGGATCCCGCAATGGGTCCCGCTTCGCCACTGGGTGCCCTTCAACCGGATCTCTATCGAATGCCGGACGGACCCGTTTACCTGACAGCTCCGGAATCCAGTCACGCCGTGGGTCGTTTGCATCTGCGCGTTAAGTACGACTACCACCTGTTCGATCTGACGGTTCATCTGATTGAAG cTCACAATCTCAGTCCCATCGAAGAGGGTGGATTCCGGGATCCCTATGTCCGCCTGATGTTGCAACCAGAAGTGGACAGCCGGAAGCGACAGACCCACATTCACAGGGGCGAATCCAATCCCTACTTTGACCAGCACTTCAAGTTCCCGGTTTCTCGGGATCAGCTCCAGGGCAAGGAGCTGATCCTCCAAGTGCTCGACTACGATCGCTATTCGCACAACGACATTATCGGCGAGGTTCGCATTTCTGTGGATGGTCTAGATCTCTCCAAGTCAGTGGAG ATCTGGGGAGACTTGCTGCGAACCAAGAAACCCAAGGAGGATCGACCGGAACTGCTGTGCTCCTTGAACTATTTGCCGCAGGCCGAGCGATTGACGGTTGTCATTATGAAGGCTAGAAATTTGGATACTCTTCAGGAACCATATGTCAAg ATTTATCTGATTCAAAATGGCAAACGCatcaagaagaagaagacgagCATTACGAAGTCGGACGATCCCACCAATCCCATTTGGAATGAGGCGTTCACGTTTAATTTGCAATCAAATTATCTCCACAATGCAGCCATCGAG ATCTATGTGGTGGGTGCCGGGAGCGAGGCCACGGAAATCGGATGCTGCGGACTGGGGCCCCAGGAAAGTGGAACTGGATGCCAGCACTGGCACgatatgattaacaatgcccGAAAGCCTACGGCTATGTGGCACTATATCCGCTAG